From Patagioenas fasciata isolate bPatFas1 chromosome 15, bPatFas1.hap1, whole genome shotgun sequence, a single genomic window includes:
- the XPO6 gene encoding exportin-6 isoform X2, producing MASEEASLRALESLMTEFFHNCTTNERKREIEELLNNFAQQIGAWRFCLYFLSSTRNDYVMMYSLTVFENLINKMWLGVPSQDKMEIRSCLPKLLLAQHKTLPYFIRNKLCKVIVDIGRQDWPMFYHDFFTNILQLIQSPVTTPLGLIMLKTTSEELACPREDLSVARKEELRKLLLDQVQTVLGLLTGILESIWDKHSVTAATPPPSPTSGESGDLLSSLLQSPNAAKLLNQPIPILDTESEYICSLALECLAHLFSWIPLSTSITPSLLTTIFHFARFGCDTRVRKMSSVNGSSQNSVLGQERGRLGVLAMSCINELMSKNCVPMEFEEYLLRMFQQTFYLLQKITKENNAHTVKSRLEELDESYIEKFTDFLRLFVSVHLRRIESYSQFPVVEFLALLFKYTFHQPTHEGYFSCLDIWTLFLDYLTSKIKSRLADKEAVLNRYEDALVLLLTEVLNRIQFRYNQAQLEELDDETLDDDQTEWQRYLRQSLEVVAKVMELLPTHAFSTLFPVLQDNLEVYLGLQQFVVTSGTGHRLNITAENDCRRLHCSLRDLSSLLQAVGRLAEYFIGDVFAARFNDALTVVERLVKVTLYGSQIKLYNIETAVPSVLKPDLIDVHAQSLAALQAYAHWLAQFYSEVHRQNPEQFISLVSTALEAITPLISSKVQEKLLLSACHLLVSLATTVRPVFLISIPAVQKVFNRITDTSAQRLPDKAQVLVCRALSNVLLLPWPNLPESEQQWAVRSTNHASLISALTREYRQLKSNVILPQRKVQLEDTKVIIHQTLSVLEDIVESISGESTKSRQICYQSLQESVQVSLALFPAFIHQSDVTDEMLSFFLTLFQGLRVQMGVPFTEQIIQTFLNMFTREQLAESILHEGSTGCRVVEKFLKILQVVVQEPGQVFKPFLPSVISLCMEQVYPIIAERSSPDVKAELFELLFRILHHNWRYFFKSSVLASVQRGVAEEQMENEAQFSAIMQAFGQSFLQPDIHLFKQNLFYLETLNTKQKLYHKKIFRTTMLFQFVNVLLQVLVHKSHDLLQEEIGIATYNMASVDFDGFYSAFLPEFLASCDGVDSNQKNVLARNFKMDKDLPSFTQNVHRLVNDLRYYRLCNDSLPPGTVKL from the exons GCATCTGAAGAGGCCTCGCTACGGGCTTTGGAGAGTCTCATGACGGAGTTTTTCCACAATTGCACAACGAATGAGCGGAAACGTGAGATAG aggagcTTTTAAATAACTTTGCCCAGCAGATAGGAGCCTGGAGGTTCTGCCTTTATTTCCTGTCAAGTACAAGGAACGACTATGTGATGATGTACAGTCTGACTGTGTTTGAG AACCTAATCAATAAGATGTGGCTTGGGGTCCCGTCTCAAGACAAAATGGAGATCCGCAGCTGCCTGCCCAAGCTCCTTCTAGCTCAGCATAAAACTCTGCCTTACTTCATCAGGAACAAACTCTGCAAAGTCATTGTGGATATTGGCCGGCAAGACTGGCCAATGTTCTACCATGACTTTTTCACGAACATCTTGCAG TTAATTCAGTCTCCTGTGACCACTCCTCTGGGACTGATCATGTTGAAAACTACTTCGGAAGAACTGGCATGTCCGCGGGAAGATCTTAGCGTAGCCCGGAAAGAAGAGCTACGCAAGCTGCTCCTAGACCAGGTGCAAACAGTGCTTGGGCTCCTCACAG GTATTTTGGAGAGCATCTGGGACAAACACAGCGTTACTGCTGCCACTCCACCACCATCCCCAACTTCAGGAGAAAGTG GTGACCTGTTAAGTAGCCTGTTGCAGAGTCCCAATGCAGCCAAATTATTGAACCAGCCAATCCCCATCCTCGATACAGAAAGTGAATATATATGTTCCCTGGCACTGGAGTGCCTGGCACACCTCTTCAGCTGGATCCCTTTGTCTACCAGTATCACCCCATCCCTCCTCACCACCATTTTCCACTTTGCTCGCTTCGGCTGCGACACCCGTGTTCGGAAGATGTCTTCTGTCAACGGCAGCAGCCAGAACTCGGTGTTGGGACAGGAGCGTGGCCGACTTGGTGTCTTGGCCATGTCTTGCATCAATGAACTGATGTCTAAGAACTGTGTGCCTATGGAGTTTGAAGAGTATTTGCTACGGATGTTCCAGCAGACTTTCTACCTCCTGCAGAAGATTACCAAGGAGAACAATGCCCATACGGTGAAGAGCCGGCTAGAGGAACTGGATGAAAG CTACATTGAGAAGTTTACCGACTTTCTCCGTCTCTTTGTGAGCGTCCACCTACGAAGAATTGAATCCTACTCCCAGTTCCCTGTGGTTGAATTTCTGGCACTGTTGTTCAAATACACTTTTCATCAG CCTACCCATGAAGGTTACTTTTCTTGCTTAGACATCTGGACGCTCTTCTTGGACTATCTGACTAGCAAAATTAAAAGTCGCCTGGCAGACAAAGAAGCAGTGCTCAACAG GTACGAAGATGCCTTGGTTCTGTTGCTGACAGAGGTGTTGAATCGAATCCAGTTCAGGTATAACCAGgcacagctggaggagctggatgaCGAGACACTGGATGATGAT CAGACCGAGTGGCAGCGGTACTTGCGCCAGAGCTTGGAAGTGGTTGCAAAAGTCATGGAGCTCTTGCCAACTCATGCCTTCTCCACACTA TTCCCAGTTCTGCAGGATAACTTGGAAGTGTATCTGGGACTCCAGCAGTTTGTGGTCACTTCAGGGACAG GTCACAGGCTGAACATCACTGCAGAAAACGATTGCCGCCGCTTGCACTGCTCCTTGAGGGACCTGAGCTCCTTGCTGCAGGCCGTGGGTCGTTTAGCAGAGTATTTCATCGGGGATGTGTTCGCTGCCAGGTTCAATGATGCTCTGACAGTGGTGGAGAG GCTGGTGAAAGTAACGCTATATGGATCCCAGATTAAACTGTACAACATTGAAACTGCAGTACCATCTGTGTTGAAACCTGACCTGATCGATGT ccACGCGCAGTCCCTGGCAGCGCTGCAAGCCTACGCGCACTGGCTCGCCCAGTTCTACAGCGAAGTTCACCGGCAGAACCCAGAGCAGTTCATCTCTCTCGTCTCCACCGCTCTGGAGGCAATCACCCCCCTCATCAGCTCCAAG GTgcaggagaagctgctgctgtcTGCATGCCACCTCCTTGTCTCTTTAGCGACCACAGTGCGACCAGTGTTCTTGATCAGCATCCCAGCAGTGCAGAAGGTGTTCAACAGGATCACAGACACTTCTGCTCAGCGGCTTCCCGACAAG GCCCAGGTGCTGGTGTGCAGAGCGCTGTCAAATGTGTTGTTGCTGCCCTGGCCAAATCTTCCAGAGAGTGAACAGCAGTGGGCAGTTCGCTCCACCAACCACGCCAGCCTAATCTCTGCCCTCACAAGGGAATACCGCCAATTAAAATCCAATGTGATCTTGCCGCAGAGGAAAGTGCAGCTGGAGGACA CCAAAGTGATCATCCATCAGACACTCAGCGTTTTAGAAGATATTGTAGAAAGTATCTCTGGAGAATCCACCAAGTCTCGGCAGATCTGTTATCAGTCGCTGCAAGAATCCGTGCAGGTCTCACTAGCCCTCTTCCCAGCTTTCATTCATCAGTCAG ATGTGACAGATGAGATGCTGAGCTTCTTCCTCACTCTGTTTCAAGGACTGAGGGTGCAGATGGGAGTACCTTTCACCGAGCAGATCATACAGACCTTCCTCAACATGTTCACCAG GGAGCAGTTGGCAGAGAGCATCCTCCATGAGGGCAGCACTGGCTGTAGAGTGGTGGAGAAGTTTCTGAAAATACTGCAAGTGGTGGTACAAGAGCCAGGCCAAGTGTTCAAGCCTTTTCTACCCAGCGTCATCTCACTGTGCATGGAGCAGGTCTACCCCATCATTGCAGAG CGCTCGTCTCCTGATGTGAAAGCAGAGTTGTTCGAGCTACTTTTCCGGATCCTCCACCATAATTGGCGGTACTTCTTCAAATCTAGCGTGTTGGCTAGTGTCCAAAGAGGAGTAGCAGAAGAGCAGATGGAGAATGAAGCACAATTCAGTGCCATTATGCAG GCATTTGGCCAGTCCTTCCTGCAGCCTGACATTCACCTGTTCAAGCAGAATCTCTTCTACTTGGAGACGCTGAACACCAAGCAGAAGCTGTACCACAAG AAGATCTTCCGGACAACCATGCTGTTCCAGTTTGTAAATGTGCTGCTTCAGGTGCTTGTCCACAAGTCGCACGACCTGCTGCAGGAGGAGATCGGCATTGCCACCTACAACATGGCCTCAGTGGACTTTGATGGCTTCTACTCAGCCTTTCTCCCTGAATTCCTGGCCAGTTGTGATGGTGTGGACTCAAACCAGAAAAACGTGCTGGCAAGGAATTTCAAAATGGACAAG GATCTGCCATCGTTTACCCAGAATGTGCACAGACTGGTGAATGACCTGCGTTACTACAGACTCTGCAATGACAGTTTGCCCCCTGGAACTGTGAAACTATAG
- the XPO6 gene encoding exportin-6 isoform X1, which yields MASEEASLRALESLMTEFFHNCTTNERKREIEELLNNFAQQIGAWRFCLYFLSSTRNDYVMMYSLTVFENLINKMWLGVPSQDKMEIRSCLPKLLLAQHKTLPYFIRNKLCKVIVDIGRQDWPMFYHDFFTNILQLIQSPVTTPLGLIMLKTTSEELACPREDLSVARKEELRKLLLDQVQTVLGLLTGILESIWDKHSVTAATPPPSPTSGESGDLLSSLLQSPNAAKLLNQPIPILDTESEYICSLALECLAHLFSWIPLSTSITPSLLTTIFHFARFGCDTRVRKMSSVNGSSQNSVLGQERGRLGVLAMSCINELMSKNCVPMEFEEYLLRMFQQTFYLLQKITKENNAHTVKSRLEELDESYIEKFTDFLRLFVSVHLRRIESYSQFPVVEFLALLFKYTFHQPTHEGYFSCLDIWTLFLDYLTSKIKSRLADKEAVLNRYEDALVLLLTEVLNRIQFRYNQAQLEELDDETLDDDQQTEWQRYLRQSLEVVAKVMELLPTHAFSTLFPVLQDNLEVYLGLQQFVVTSGTGHRLNITAENDCRRLHCSLRDLSSLLQAVGRLAEYFIGDVFAARFNDALTVVERLVKVTLYGSQIKLYNIETAVPSVLKPDLIDVHAQSLAALQAYAHWLAQFYSEVHRQNPEQFISLVSTALEAITPLISSKVQEKLLLSACHLLVSLATTVRPVFLISIPAVQKVFNRITDTSAQRLPDKAQVLVCRALSNVLLLPWPNLPESEQQWAVRSTNHASLISALTREYRQLKSNVILPQRKVQLEDTKVIIHQTLSVLEDIVESISGESTKSRQICYQSLQESVQVSLALFPAFIHQSDVTDEMLSFFLTLFQGLRVQMGVPFTEQIIQTFLNMFTREQLAESILHEGSTGCRVVEKFLKILQVVVQEPGQVFKPFLPSVISLCMEQVYPIIAERSSPDVKAELFELLFRILHHNWRYFFKSSVLASVQRGVAEEQMENEAQFSAIMQAFGQSFLQPDIHLFKQNLFYLETLNTKQKLYHKKIFRTTMLFQFVNVLLQVLVHKSHDLLQEEIGIATYNMASVDFDGFYSAFLPEFLASCDGVDSNQKNVLARNFKMDKDLPSFTQNVHRLVNDLRYYRLCNDSLPPGTVKL from the exons GCATCTGAAGAGGCCTCGCTACGGGCTTTGGAGAGTCTCATGACGGAGTTTTTCCACAATTGCACAACGAATGAGCGGAAACGTGAGATAG aggagcTTTTAAATAACTTTGCCCAGCAGATAGGAGCCTGGAGGTTCTGCCTTTATTTCCTGTCAAGTACAAGGAACGACTATGTGATGATGTACAGTCTGACTGTGTTTGAG AACCTAATCAATAAGATGTGGCTTGGGGTCCCGTCTCAAGACAAAATGGAGATCCGCAGCTGCCTGCCCAAGCTCCTTCTAGCTCAGCATAAAACTCTGCCTTACTTCATCAGGAACAAACTCTGCAAAGTCATTGTGGATATTGGCCGGCAAGACTGGCCAATGTTCTACCATGACTTTTTCACGAACATCTTGCAG TTAATTCAGTCTCCTGTGACCACTCCTCTGGGACTGATCATGTTGAAAACTACTTCGGAAGAACTGGCATGTCCGCGGGAAGATCTTAGCGTAGCCCGGAAAGAAGAGCTACGCAAGCTGCTCCTAGACCAGGTGCAAACAGTGCTTGGGCTCCTCACAG GTATTTTGGAGAGCATCTGGGACAAACACAGCGTTACTGCTGCCACTCCACCACCATCCCCAACTTCAGGAGAAAGTG GTGACCTGTTAAGTAGCCTGTTGCAGAGTCCCAATGCAGCCAAATTATTGAACCAGCCAATCCCCATCCTCGATACAGAAAGTGAATATATATGTTCCCTGGCACTGGAGTGCCTGGCACACCTCTTCAGCTGGATCCCTTTGTCTACCAGTATCACCCCATCCCTCCTCACCACCATTTTCCACTTTGCTCGCTTCGGCTGCGACACCCGTGTTCGGAAGATGTCTTCTGTCAACGGCAGCAGCCAGAACTCGGTGTTGGGACAGGAGCGTGGCCGACTTGGTGTCTTGGCCATGTCTTGCATCAATGAACTGATGTCTAAGAACTGTGTGCCTATGGAGTTTGAAGAGTATTTGCTACGGATGTTCCAGCAGACTTTCTACCTCCTGCAGAAGATTACCAAGGAGAACAATGCCCATACGGTGAAGAGCCGGCTAGAGGAACTGGATGAAAG CTACATTGAGAAGTTTACCGACTTTCTCCGTCTCTTTGTGAGCGTCCACCTACGAAGAATTGAATCCTACTCCCAGTTCCCTGTGGTTGAATTTCTGGCACTGTTGTTCAAATACACTTTTCATCAG CCTACCCATGAAGGTTACTTTTCTTGCTTAGACATCTGGACGCTCTTCTTGGACTATCTGACTAGCAAAATTAAAAGTCGCCTGGCAGACAAAGAAGCAGTGCTCAACAG GTACGAAGATGCCTTGGTTCTGTTGCTGACAGAGGTGTTGAATCGAATCCAGTTCAGGTATAACCAGgcacagctggaggagctggatgaCGAGACACTGGATGATGAT CAGCAGACCGAGTGGCAGCGGTACTTGCGCCAGAGCTTGGAAGTGGTTGCAAAAGTCATGGAGCTCTTGCCAACTCATGCCTTCTCCACACTA TTCCCAGTTCTGCAGGATAACTTGGAAGTGTATCTGGGACTCCAGCAGTTTGTGGTCACTTCAGGGACAG GTCACAGGCTGAACATCACTGCAGAAAACGATTGCCGCCGCTTGCACTGCTCCTTGAGGGACCTGAGCTCCTTGCTGCAGGCCGTGGGTCGTTTAGCAGAGTATTTCATCGGGGATGTGTTCGCTGCCAGGTTCAATGATGCTCTGACAGTGGTGGAGAG GCTGGTGAAAGTAACGCTATATGGATCCCAGATTAAACTGTACAACATTGAAACTGCAGTACCATCTGTGTTGAAACCTGACCTGATCGATGT ccACGCGCAGTCCCTGGCAGCGCTGCAAGCCTACGCGCACTGGCTCGCCCAGTTCTACAGCGAAGTTCACCGGCAGAACCCAGAGCAGTTCATCTCTCTCGTCTCCACCGCTCTGGAGGCAATCACCCCCCTCATCAGCTCCAAG GTgcaggagaagctgctgctgtcTGCATGCCACCTCCTTGTCTCTTTAGCGACCACAGTGCGACCAGTGTTCTTGATCAGCATCCCAGCAGTGCAGAAGGTGTTCAACAGGATCACAGACACTTCTGCTCAGCGGCTTCCCGACAAG GCCCAGGTGCTGGTGTGCAGAGCGCTGTCAAATGTGTTGTTGCTGCCCTGGCCAAATCTTCCAGAGAGTGAACAGCAGTGGGCAGTTCGCTCCACCAACCACGCCAGCCTAATCTCTGCCCTCACAAGGGAATACCGCCAATTAAAATCCAATGTGATCTTGCCGCAGAGGAAAGTGCAGCTGGAGGACA CCAAAGTGATCATCCATCAGACACTCAGCGTTTTAGAAGATATTGTAGAAAGTATCTCTGGAGAATCCACCAAGTCTCGGCAGATCTGTTATCAGTCGCTGCAAGAATCCGTGCAGGTCTCACTAGCCCTCTTCCCAGCTTTCATTCATCAGTCAG ATGTGACAGATGAGATGCTGAGCTTCTTCCTCACTCTGTTTCAAGGACTGAGGGTGCAGATGGGAGTACCTTTCACCGAGCAGATCATACAGACCTTCCTCAACATGTTCACCAG GGAGCAGTTGGCAGAGAGCATCCTCCATGAGGGCAGCACTGGCTGTAGAGTGGTGGAGAAGTTTCTGAAAATACTGCAAGTGGTGGTACAAGAGCCAGGCCAAGTGTTCAAGCCTTTTCTACCCAGCGTCATCTCACTGTGCATGGAGCAGGTCTACCCCATCATTGCAGAG CGCTCGTCTCCTGATGTGAAAGCAGAGTTGTTCGAGCTACTTTTCCGGATCCTCCACCATAATTGGCGGTACTTCTTCAAATCTAGCGTGTTGGCTAGTGTCCAAAGAGGAGTAGCAGAAGAGCAGATGGAGAATGAAGCACAATTCAGTGCCATTATGCAG GCATTTGGCCAGTCCTTCCTGCAGCCTGACATTCACCTGTTCAAGCAGAATCTCTTCTACTTGGAGACGCTGAACACCAAGCAGAAGCTGTACCACAAG AAGATCTTCCGGACAACCATGCTGTTCCAGTTTGTAAATGTGCTGCTTCAGGTGCTTGTCCACAAGTCGCACGACCTGCTGCAGGAGGAGATCGGCATTGCCACCTACAACATGGCCTCAGTGGACTTTGATGGCTTCTACTCAGCCTTTCTCCCTGAATTCCTGGCCAGTTGTGATGGTGTGGACTCAAACCAGAAAAACGTGCTGGCAAGGAATTTCAAAATGGACAAG GATCTGCCATCGTTTACCCAGAATGTGCACAGACTGGTGAATGACCTGCGTTACTACAGACTCTGCAATGACAGTTTGCCCCCTGGAACTGTGAAACTATAG
- the LOC136108737 gene encoding nucleoside diphosphate kinase, mitochondrial isoform X2, producing the protein MGSLGRCLARSLLRGQPGLSLPPGLRCYGSAPPELQEKTLVLVKPDAVQRRLVGNVIQRFERRGFKLVAMKLLQVWEGYNVVRSTRAMVGDTDSAVAAAGTIRGDFSMHVSRNVVHASDSVETAQREIGFWFQRNELVAWESGDRDYTWGP; encoded by the exons atggGCTCCCTGGGGCGCTGCCTGGCCCGGAGCCTGCTGCGGGGGCAGCCGGGCCTGAGCCTCCCCCCCGGGCTCCGCTGCTACGGCTCCG cgcccccagagctgcaggagaAGACACTGGTGCTGGTGAAGCCGGACGCGGTGCAGCGGCGGCTGGTGGGGAACGTCATCCAGCGCTTTGAGCGGCGTGGCTTCAAGCTGGTGGCCATGAAGCTGCTCCAG gTGTGGGAGGGCTACAACGTGGTCAGGTCCACACGGGCCATGGTGGGGGACACGGACTCAGCGGTGGCGGCGGCAGGCACCATCCGGGGAGACTTCAGCATGCACGTCAGCAG GAACGTGGTCCACGCCAGTGACTCGGTGGAGACGGCCCAGAGAGAGATCGGCTTCTGGTTCCAGCGGAATGAGCTGGTGGCCTGGGAGAGCGGAGACCGGGACTACACCTGGGGGCCATAG
- the LOC136108737 gene encoding nucleoside diphosphate kinase, mitochondrial isoform X1 yields the protein MGSLGRCLARSLLRGQPGLSLPPGLRCYGSAPPELQEKTLVLVKPDAVQRRLVGNVIQRFERRGFKLVAMKLLQADQGLLDKHYQQLRQKPFYPALLAYMTSGPLVAMVWEGYNVVRSTRAMVGDTDSAVAAAGTIRGDFSMHVSRNVVHASDSVETAQREIGFWFQRNELVAWESGDRDYTWGP from the exons atggGCTCCCTGGGGCGCTGCCTGGCCCGGAGCCTGCTGCGGGGGCAGCCGGGCCTGAGCCTCCCCCCCGGGCTCCGCTGCTACGGCTCCG cgcccccagagctgcaggagaAGACACTGGTGCTGGTGAAGCCGGACGCGGTGCAGCGGCGGCTGGTGGGGAACGTCATCCAGCGCTTTGAGCGGCGTGGCTTCAAGCTGGTGGCCATGAAGCTGCTCCAG GCAGACCAGGGTCTCCTGGACAAGCACTACCAGCAGCTGCGGCAGAAGCCCTTCTACCCAGCGCTCCTCGCCTACATGACCTCAGGGCCACTGGTGGCCATG gTGTGGGAGGGCTACAACGTGGTCAGGTCCACACGGGCCATGGTGGGGGACACGGACTCAGCGGTGGCGGCGGCAGGCACCATCCGGGGAGACTTCAGCATGCACGTCAGCAG GAACGTGGTCCACGCCAGTGACTCGGTGGAGACGGCCCAGAGAGAGATCGGCTTCTGGTTCCAGCGGAATGAGCTGGTGGCCTGGGAGAGCGGAGACCGGGACTACACCTGGGGGCCATAG
- the DECR2 gene encoding LOW QUALITY PROTEIN: peroxisomal 2,4-dienoyl-CoA reductase [(3E)-enoyl-CoA-producing] (The sequence of the model RefSeq protein was modified relative to this genomic sequence to represent the inferred CDS: deleted 1 base in 1 codon): MGRRSSRAPLPGNACTPAHARGGPVPGEDYISRRALRRRCLGVLCGGAAMAEAAAAAASRPAPDVDSDECLREYRHLFSPDILAGQVAFVTGGGSGIGFRIAEIFMRHGCRTVIASRNLQRVSEASKKLVAATGQQCLPLSLDVRQPQTIEAAVDEALKEFKRIDILINGAAGNFLCPASALSFNAFKTVIDIDTIGTFNTSKVLFEKYFRDHGGIIVNITATLSYRGQALQVHAGSAKAAIDAMTRHLAVEWGPNNIRVNSLAPGPITGTEGYRRLGGKFAEEGGQFDMIPLQRAGNKTEIAHSTLYLASPLSSYVTGTTLVVDGGSWLTSANNFPALLDFWTAGANKNQ; encoded by the exons ATGGGACGCCGCTCCAGCCGTGCGCCGTTGCCAGGCAACGCCTGC ACGCCTGCGCATGCGCGGGGCGGGCCGGTTCCCGGCGAGGACTACATCTCCCGGCGTGCTCTGCGGCGGCGCTGTCTCGGCGTGCTCTGCGGTGGGGCCGCCATggcggaggcagcagcagcagcagcgtcccGGCCGGCGCCGGACGTGGACAGCGATGAGTGCCTCCGCGAGTACCGCCACCTCTTCAGCCCCGACATCCTGGC GGGCCAGGTGGCGTTCGTCACCGGCGGCGGCTCGGGCATCGGCTTCCGCATCGCCGAGATCTTCATGAG GCATGGCTGCCGGACAGTCATCGCAAGCCGGAACCTGCAGCGAGTGTCAGAG GCCTCTAAAAAGCTGGTGGCAGCCACAGGCCAGCagtgcctccctttgtccctagatgTCAGGCAGCCCCAAACCATTGAGGCAGCGGTGGATGAGGCACTGAAAGAATTCAAGCGGATTGACATCCTCATTAATG GTGCTGCAGGAAACTTTCTTTGCCCAGCCAGCGCTCTGTCCTTCAATGCCTTCAAGACTGTGATAGATATTGATACCATTGGCACCTTCAACACCTCCAAAGTCCTCTTTGAGAAATATTTCCGG gATCACGGTGGGATCATCGTTAACATCACAGCAACCCTGAGCTACCGAGGGCAGGCCCTCCAGGTGCATGCTGGTTCTGCTAAGGCTGCCATAG ATGCCATGACCCGTCATCTTGCCGTGGAGTGGGGACCCAATAACATCCGAGTGAACAGCTTGGCACCAGGCCCCATTACAGGCACCGAGGGCTACCGGCGGCTGG GTGGGAAGTTTGCTGAGGAAGGAGGCCAGTTCGACATGATCCCCCTCCAGCGTGCAGGGAACAAGACGGAGATCGCCCACAGCACGCTGTACCTGGCGAGCCCCCTCTCCTCCTATGTGACGGGAACCACCTTGGTCGTGGATGGTGGGAGCTGGTTGACCTCTGCCAACAACTTCCCCGCCTTGCTGG ATTTCTGGACTGCAGGAGCAAACAAAAATCAATGA